In Paenibacillus phoenicis, one genomic interval encodes:
- a CDS encoding tRNA (mnm(5)s(2)U34)-methyltransferase produces the protein MGFLSVLSFAHKLAGERLRLGDAAVDATAGTGADTLFLAKACGPKGRVFAFDIQPQALALTKARLDKEPADSIAGVTLLQASHADMAAVLPADVHGRLGAVMFNLGYLPAEGADPALITQPDSTLPALEAALALLRPRGILTAVLYPGHPGGDAEAAAVEAWAAALPASAGQAILYRQPQRPAAPYLIAIEKKSTNSN, from the coding sequence ATGGGCTTCCTCTCCGTATTAAGCTTCGCGCATAAACTGGCCGGCGAACGGCTGAGGCTCGGCGACGCGGCCGTCGACGCCACGGCGGGAACCGGCGCGGACACGCTGTTCCTGGCCAAAGCCTGCGGTCCGAAGGGGCGAGTGTTCGCCTTCGATATCCAGCCGCAGGCGCTGGCCCTAACGAAGGCTCGGCTGGACAAGGAGCCGGCGGATTCCATCGCCGGCGTCACCTTGCTTCAGGCGAGCCACGCGGACATGGCGGCCGTGCTGCCCGCGGACGTGCACGGGCGGCTCGGCGCCGTGATGTTCAACCTCGGCTATTTGCCAGCCGAGGGCGCTGACCCGGCGCTGATCACGCAGCCGGACAGCACGCTGCCCGCCCTGGAGGCCGCTCTGGCCCTGCTGCGGCCGCGCGGGATCTTGACGGCCGTCCTCTACCCCGGCCATCCCGGCGGCGACGCCGAAGCGGCGGCGGTGGAAGCCTGGGCGGCTGCACTGCCCGCTTCCGCCGGACAGGCGATCCTGTACCGGCAGCCGCAAAGGCCGGCTGCCCCGTATTTGATCGCGATTGAAAAGAAATCAACCAATTCGAATTGA
- a CDS encoding TIGR01212 family radical SAM protein (This family includes YhcC from E. coli K-12, an uncharacterized radical SAM protein.), translating to MSTLMTDTPALWGDKRFHTWNFEMRQEFGDKVFKVMLDAGFTCPNRDGSIAKGGCTFCSARGSGDFAGSRRDDLVTQFATIRDRQHLKWPHAKYIGYFQAYTNTYAPVEVLREYYEAILEQPGVVGLSIATRPDCLPDDVVDYLAELNERTYLWVEMGLQTIHESTSTLINRAHDTQCYLDAVEKLRARGIRVCTHIIYGLPQETHEMMLETGRAVANMDVQGIKIHLLHLMRKTPMVKQYEAGLLRFLEQDEYVKLIVDTLEFLPPEMIVHRLTGDAPRDLLIGPMWSLKKWEVLNAIDAELKRRDSWQGKYWRGR from the coding sequence ATGAGTACACTGATGACGGACACTCCTGCTTTGTGGGGAGACAAAAGATTTCATACCTGGAATTTCGAGATGCGCCAAGAGTTCGGAGACAAGGTATTTAAGGTGATGCTAGATGCCGGATTCACTTGTCCCAACCGCGATGGCTCGATCGCAAAGGGCGGTTGCACGTTCTGCAGCGCCCGGGGATCGGGCGATTTTGCCGGAAGCCGCCGGGACGATCTGGTAACGCAGTTTGCCACGATCCGCGACCGGCAGCATCTGAAGTGGCCGCATGCGAAATATATTGGATATTTTCAGGCTTATACGAATACTTATGCGCCGGTGGAGGTGCTTCGTGAATATTACGAAGCGATTCTGGAGCAGCCGGGTGTCGTCGGTTTATCCATCGCCACGAGACCGGATTGCCTGCCGGACGATGTCGTGGATTATTTAGCCGAGCTCAATGAGCGCACCTACCTCTGGGTCGAAATGGGCTTGCAAACGATCCATGAGTCGACGTCCACGCTGATCAACCGGGCGCACGATACGCAATGCTACCTCGATGCGGTGGAGAAACTGCGCGCACGCGGCATCCGGGTGTGCACGCATATCATTTACGGCCTGCCGCAGGAAACGCATGAAATGATGCTGGAGACCGGCCGCGCCGTGGCGAACATGGACGTGCAGGGCATTAAGATCCACCTGCTCCATCTGATGCGCAAGACGCCGATGGTGAAGCAGTACGAAGCAGGATTGCTGCGTTTCCTGGAACAGGACGAATACGTCAAGCTGATTGTGGACACGCTTGAGTTTCTGCCGCCAGAAATGATCGTGCATCGGCTGACCGGAGACGCGCCGCGCGACCTGCTGATCGGACCGATGTGGAGCCTCAAAAAATGGGAAGTGCTCAACGCCATCGACGCGGAGCTGAAGCGCCGCGATTCCTGGCAGGGCAAATACTGGAGAGGACGTTGA
- the trmB gene encoding tRNA (guanosine(46)-N7)-methyltransferase TrmB has product MRLRGRKGIREHLEEQQDLVVLNPREYKGRWAEVFGNGRPIHIELGMGKGQFISGMSVKYPDVNFIGMDMYDELIRRASEKVRAKWDEQGGLKPQTVRLALGNIEMIEEFFAPGEVERIYLNFSDPWPKKKHWRRRLTHPRFLEKYRHLLNENGEIHFKTDSRVLFEFSLNAFAAVGLQMSDISLSLHEGGINEAHVMTEYESKFVGQGMPIYRCEVMVGEAALQRYHERKMEMFK; this is encoded by the coding sequence ATGCGTTTACGCGGCAGAAAAGGAATACGGGAGCATTTGGAGGAGCAGCAGGATCTGGTTGTCCTGAATCCCCGGGAATATAAAGGACGCTGGGCGGAGGTGTTCGGCAACGGCCGTCCGATCCACATCGAGCTTGGCATGGGCAAAGGTCAGTTTATCAGCGGCATGAGTGTAAAATATCCAGACGTGAACTTCATCGGCATGGACATGTATGATGAGTTGATTCGCCGGGCGAGCGAGAAGGTGCGCGCGAAATGGGACGAGCAGGGCGGGCTGAAGCCGCAAACCGTTCGTCTGGCGCTGGGGAATATTGAAATGATCGAGGAGTTTTTTGCGCCAGGGGAAGTGGAGCGCATTTATTTGAACTTCAGTGATCCATGGCCGAAGAAGAAGCATTGGCGCCGGCGCTTGACGCACCCGCGGTTTTTGGAGAAATACCGTCATCTCCTGAACGAAAACGGCGAAATTCACTTCAAGACTGACTCCCGCGTGCTGTTTGAATTTTCGCTGAATGCCTTTGCCGCGGTTGGATTGCAGATGAGCGACATTTCGCTTAGCCTGCATGAAGGCGGGATTAATGAGGCCCATGTCATGACGGAATACGAAAGCAAATTCGTAGGACAAGGCATGCCGATCTACCGCTGCGAAGTAATGGTTGGCGAAGCGGCCTTACAACGTTACCATGAGCGGAAGATGGAGATGTTTAAATAG
- a CDS encoding MGDG synthase family glycosyltransferase, producing MQKQRVLLLSEGFGAGHTQAAYALSSSLRKIAPNIQTKVLELGSFLNPRVAPIIITAYKKTVSSQPRLVRMMYRSNYKKSLNRLTTMALHRIFYTRTIQIIRQLHPDVIVCTHPIPSAVISRLKRLGMLDVPLCTVITDYDVHGAWVSREVNCYLVSTDQVQKKLMERGVDNNKILITGIPIHPNFWERHRKEDIRLQFHLKDMPTVLVMGGGWGFMKDEAVNALLASYREQIQVIFCLGSNEKSLEKMKKDPRFIHPNIHLLGFTKEIDKLMEVSDLLITKPGGMTCSEGLAKGIPMLFHQPLPGQEEENSHYFAQQGWGTPMKSLDDITDWIKRLTEQYDEVVRKREEVLNHIARFRPMQSAQAIIDLLGNTNFIRK from the coding sequence GTGCAAAAACAGAGAGTCTTACTTTTATCCGAGGGGTTTGGAGCCGGTCATACGCAAGCGGCCTACGCGCTCTCCAGCAGTTTACGAAAGATTGCGCCAAACATACAGACGAAAGTCCTAGAGCTGGGCAGTTTTTTGAACCCTAGGGTGGCGCCGATCATCATCACCGCTTACAAGAAAACGGTGTCCTCGCAGCCTCGGCTTGTCCGTATGATGTATCGCAGCAACTACAAAAAATCTTTAAACCGATTGACGACGATGGCTCTTCATCGGATTTTTTATACGCGTACAATTCAAATTATCCGTCAGCTTCATCCCGACGTGATCGTCTGCACCCATCCGATCCCCAGCGCGGTTATTTCCCGCCTGAAACGGCTAGGTATGCTGGACGTCCCGCTCTGTACCGTCATTACCGATTATGATGTGCACGGTGCTTGGGTGAGCCGGGAAGTGAATTGTTATCTCGTTTCCACCGACCAGGTGCAGAAGAAATTGATGGAACGGGGCGTAGACAATAATAAAATCCTGATTACCGGCATCCCGATCCATCCGAATTTCTGGGAGCGCCATCGGAAGGAAGATATCCGCCTGCAATTCCATCTGAAGGATATGCCTACCGTTCTGGTCATGGGCGGGGGCTGGGGCTTCATGAAGGACGAAGCGGTCAATGCACTGCTCGCCTCTTACCGGGAGCAAATCCAAGTCATTTTCTGCCTGGGCAGCAACGAGAAGTCGCTGGAGAAAATGAAAAAGGACCCCCGGTTCATTCATCCCAACATCCATCTGCTTGGGTTCACGAAGGAAATCGACAAGCTGATGGAAGTGTCCGATTTGCTGATTACCAAGCCGGGCGGCATGACCTGCTCGGAAGGGTTGGCCAAAGGCATCCCGATGCTGTTCCACCAGCCGCTTCCCGGCCAGGAAGAGGAAAATTCACATTATTTTGCTCAGCAAGGTTGGGGAACGCCCATGAAATCACTGGACGATATCACCGATTGGATCAAACGTTTGACTGAGCAATACGATGAAGTCGTTCGCAAACGGGAAGAGGTCTTGAACCATATCGCCCGGTTCCGGCCGATGCAAAGTGCTCAAGCTATCATTGATTTACTTGGAAATACGAATTTCATCCGAAAATAA
- a CDS encoding phosphatase PAP2 family protein, whose amino-acid sequence MTRLFHKLQQLDRQLFVGINGRLHRSFLNFWLYHLTHLGGAWFTILSSLLIWLAAPQPWSKIGLQSCVALAISHLPVALVKKTYPRLRPYLTLPGTNTFRNPLTDHSFPSGHTTAIFSITVPFMAAVPSLILVLLPIALIVAVSRIYLGLHYPSDTLAGAVIGSSVALGTVALWA is encoded by the coding sequence ATGACTCGTTTATTCCATAAGCTTCAACAACTCGACCGACAGCTCTTTGTAGGAATCAACGGCCGCCTGCACCGCAGTTTTCTGAATTTCTGGCTGTATCATTTAACTCATTTAGGGGGAGCTTGGTTCACCATCCTTTCGTCCTTGCTCATCTGGCTTGCGGCTCCGCAGCCATGGAGCAAAATCGGCTTGCAATCCTGCGTCGCGCTCGCGATCAGTCATCTTCCAGTAGCACTCGTCAAAAAAACCTACCCGCGTCTTCGGCCCTACTTAACGCTGCCGGGCACCAATACGTTCCGGAACCCGCTGACGGACCACTCGTTTCCGTCCGGGCATACGACGGCCATTTTTTCTATAACGGTACCGTTTATGGCCGCGGTCCCAAGCTTGATTCTGGTGCTGTTGCCGATCGCTCTGATCGTGGCAGTTTCGCGTATTTATTTAGGCCTACATTACCCTTCAGACACCTTGGCAGGAGCGGTCATCGGCTCCTCTGTAGCGCTTGGAACGGTTGCATTATGGGCTTAA
- a CDS encoding glycosyltransferase family 2 protein codes for MLDVILISLQVILAVVGVYQFGLALFGMYRKKNKVQYEPSKSFAVLVAAHNEEKVVGALMENLKQMNYPKELYDVFVICDNCSDNTANIVRSHGMNACVRTNPNLRGKGYAIEWMLKQLWKMPRQYDAVVMFDADNLVHPDFLREMNNDLCAGARVIQGYIDTKNPEDSWITASYGISYWYCNRLWQLSRTNLKMANFLGGTGMCFETELLKEIGWGATSLVEDLEFTMRCVERGVYPVFNYDAKLFDEKPLTFKASARQRLRWMQGHFTVARRYFFPLLWKSIKERNMVKLDMALYGANVYIVLLTFLLTAFIWVDQSLLEGPHVQTLYGYLPMWVSYVAVVANVFIFLMAMFLEKVKSKKVYAYLVLFPIYLISWWPITFYAFFTQNNKQWSHTQHTRVVRLEEVQSNKVS; via the coding sequence ATGTTGGATGTCATCTTGATTTCACTGCAGGTCATTCTGGCAGTGGTTGGGGTGTATCAATTTGGTTTGGCTTTATTTGGCATGTACAGAAAGAAGAACAAGGTGCAATACGAACCGAGCAAATCCTTTGCTGTGCTGGTTGCAGCACATAATGAGGAAAAAGTGGTCGGGGCGTTGATGGAAAATTTGAAACAAATGAACTACCCGAAAGAATTGTACGACGTGTTTGTCATTTGCGATAACTGCAGCGATAATACCGCAAATATCGTTCGCAGCCACGGGATGAACGCTTGCGTGCGGACCAACCCGAACTTGCGGGGGAAAGGCTATGCCATCGAATGGATGCTGAAGCAGCTATGGAAGATGCCGCGTCAATACGACGCCGTTGTGATGTTCGATGCCGACAATTTGGTGCATCCGGACTTCCTGCGGGAAATGAATAACGATCTTTGCGCCGGCGCGCGGGTCATCCAAGGCTACATCGATACGAAGAATCCGGAGGATTCCTGGATTACCGCTTCCTACGGGATTTCGTACTGGTATTGTAACCGCCTGTGGCAGCTGTCCCGGACGAACCTGAAGATGGCGAACTTCCTTGGCGGCACAGGAATGTGCTTTGAAACCGAGCTATTGAAAGAAATCGGCTGGGGCGCTACAAGCTTGGTAGAAGACCTTGAATTTACGATGCGTTGCGTTGAACGCGGGGTATATCCGGTGTTTAACTATGACGCGAAGCTGTTCGATGAGAAGCCATTGACGTTTAAAGCGTCGGCGCGCCAACGTCTGCGCTGGATGCAAGGGCACTTCACCGTCGCTCGCCGTTATTTCTTCCCGCTGCTGTGGAAGAGCATCAAGGAGCGGAACATGGTGAAGCTGGACATGGCGCTTTATGGAGCCAACGTGTACATCGTGTTATTGACGTTCCTGCTGACGGCGTTTATCTGGGTCGACCAATCGTTGCTGGAAGGGCCGCATGTTCAAACGTTGTACGGCTACCTGCCGATGTGGGTGTCGTATGTGGCGGTTGTCGCAAACGTGTTTATTTTCTTGATGGCGATGTTCCTGGAGAAGGTCAAATCCAAGAAGGTCTACGCTTACTTGGTCCTGTTCCCGATTTACTTGATCTCCTGGTGGCCAATCACGTTCTACGCGTTCTTCACCCAGAACAACAAGCAATGGAGCCATACGCAGCATACGCGGGTGGTTCGCCTGGAAGAAGTCCAAAGCAACAAGGTGAGTTAA